A single genomic interval of Eurosta solidaginis isolate ZX-2024a chromosome 3, ASM4086904v1, whole genome shotgun sequence harbors:
- the enok gene encoding histone acetyltransferase KAT6B isoform X5, with translation MRESAHDISLDTWKQWILEAISKIRSQKQRPSVQRICQAIGSHHKFHEDIVAEKLEEAVESGAVIKVYNKGLHSYKAPMAKRRIKVEKNSNLCKIVAKAVHDLGECEGSTIKTIENYIQKFNNIDLGPDVDFRGIIKSSIKKAVDAGFLIQDGKLYKKGRSLTTPRKSSSTLEVSVTTGDDNCSYCSGDAQKNRNGIPEPLSSCKKCGMSLHTTCANIAAKCKSQSYVLLYMLVTKGSVWYCKDCVECSECTYTDRGPCLLECSACKKMYHLTCLDTIPDKKPKHPYRCKTCLSQNIDIVKKEAKKGALDAGKIRNQASNESSKVAKVARAVVPSTSEHAGIRGKDWPGGKWKDKRNLAGGASCKRQIIDEIDESPTTSKLSKYDSSKELYKDISLSQAIKSSQNLQKTIAHNSHLKMFKQRRQFAGFLKMHAGDETKQAKKKTPSDLSSSSSSSDSEEDDNMEFDDENQDDSTSSGSCSSSSSGSDSSESSSDSSEFDNEENDEENDDDDCDSDKSESKSNIFISQISVKKEINLPTKNYTTPQTTKPPKDEQWGFAAVAKNRVDIFSQSRNNLESEGFALKKSGGSLLTGLNKNLVTDELTTNSKEIKHKSTPNVENETEETDKRPHKVTTKKDNLPQTKTTTEARTATTTTPEAPVEVEPPKTTIETVEAVTAENLAKASDSKDAKNPVEKVQKKKVATLKSAPLDTKKTVYKSDDDEVPYLDESAVIKYQLMENTNYARSVKPPPLNEESCSNEKVEYEEVYPENPFENQPLPNGVEQSDITIYKKIRENAAKKVAELKSLNALANASIGASQERCPSAIEIGKWHIETWYSSPFPQEYARLPKLYLCEFCLKYTKSRSVLDRHQNKCLWKQPPGTEIYRHNDISVFEVDGNINKIYCQNLCLLAKLFLDHKTLYYDVEPFLFYILTKNDKKGCHLVGYFSKEKHCAQKFNVSCILTMPQFQRQGFGRFLIEFSYLLSREEGQVGTPEKPLSDLGRLSYFSYWKSIILEYIYSHRNDGRITFKDIANKTGLTVSDIALAFELLNFIKLRKNEDDIRYQINIKVDWEKVITHYKKLQNSKRIPLEQDCLRWSPLLTKAAVLAADGMKSSEESSFLDGSARSEQTVIERMRSRKNKTMMAANNLTFIKKELNTQEATTPTRDNKSKFANSSNESKMASATVELNFQKRKGTHVKNGKTDLKNSLREAIDESNEPSKNYDNELEKGRDDEADVINGSVTTTTTTTTAMSTATPAVVKVVPQTTNQEYKRSSRKRQLSKDDTADVMANNTAEEMEIMHKPDKKRRIYNSPVQPIVEKLSKSEIEEAVVSADDDKLTSRAQRLANRKHSAPTISTNRRKHFERQTELKMNIKQEEVNAVEKTASPHEMGMEPEPEAPKKCTENDDNEEKSTKNYNNDKPITTVPKLRGKMCNDRKTSYNETNNVAVAATDETITKEGNEVNEVEEGQQVTKNNSDQSENSCYNTEKNSINTDEVRQAIDNEQQQAEQHEEEETEIEREQEQEKHTSPSKSAKPEPTASTASGNDEKVLEAVAKKTKKTFAELMVENNDTNVIVQETEKKLENENPKSPENAASESEHKAEQCSTENDNTTDVNTTVTVVANNATSDDNESRVDELMKQNEPAKEKEEKETATNVEHLADPMQIKITETKDATKNEKTINTQTNPKIEPTTDITTATTVVKEPLCKIEFIDTEASPKKPTQISPKDNIKEDCASSPCMPSVVEKGKEDERKDVLEMLQQQQQPQQRKDVENKCEVKSIATTGPAITTPPSPPVITSALNMPLSLATATTSSVLSAATPTSMAVSPITTASTPMSISQSVLTSTSIAVSPTKTPIPTPIVVPTPIPAKAAVAAAVASQQLQIPKAPIVSEAIVCKTDQLMDTKPLVTMKNASPPAAKTANMETIMDTKINEGRKIKTAFENVIERKEKALAQSNIHNNNEINNKIKIAQKIHEAAAAVAANLELQRSQLQAASAKKSLNQAAAIANVNSLNNSRNETGGSGFIKTTPKDKQKSIIAHTDIKIKEEDKQQVQVITSKGVDAALLSLHDKNPYNTAEHQKMQNSVDLNKIAPHFPINQLPNYPNTPQYWQWDYYGYNFSPLDAASQKNQNKFAKDLATTMAYSHNFTQNLYQSAIQHHAHQHMQQQQQQQQQQQQQQQQQQQHTKEKLKSDRKMSTCKKEDSTSKSQSNTNNQNFNSRDDAHCGFTNTQSSSSYTQKCNVQTKTHKMSAADQTQHIKSLNLLPNSSSRFYNPILSSVPVATNALTQQALCQKARGGSGGEHNLVSATEENKVKLSGGGGHNSTASQQQQQQNTSQDISTSLSYSSGSSNHSSSNLHHYDCGMTVSMTMDSPTSIGSDIQQNTTSPIPSTTPHIQQQQQQQQQQQQQQQSQFSDCSMQTHTGNTPMHMAIQTAHLQQQQQQANLNLNMQQSSSSQALNSLTSSQQQQHAQQNRKVNQQTDLVASSSNQRSSTPKAIRGSNSSANNQQQHRQAKSTPPGNSAINVSQQQQQQQQQSVNNNQNLLQTQQEHLHNMQQQYSQLSGQHHHQQNMHIDYITSIPPIGQNYTSNASNSYDIVSMPAVIQQRMAINNTSHSLSSPHQRTIDQSSSSACAVNNFYLQNNLTSNEASTSRVPVPASSGGANSNGGVIHISPDASASSSSGTGDSQLAQDNVSESSSSNAGTTSTQVGNLCSLSKLQQLTNGLDIQPCNTSPAGQVNLTPPPHHPVSHNSMTPPPHLLVTQNRSLGTPPNMLQPQINPLQYHKYYSSNMNIAPIATTQNVNRNTRNTASAPAQHIAVSSVTTSSTTSRTTNVHISPNLMAPYGTYRMTTPQPAATPTYAAGGDYSNSQIPMQMGVMNMQSQYQDACAIQRAQQNSMYSTYPPPYLSLNGAMRR, from the exons ATGAGGGAGTCTGCTCATGACATCAGTCTTGACACTTGGAAACAATGGATTTTAGAAGCTATTTCGAAAATACGTTCCCAGAAGCAAAGGCCCAGCGTTCAACGCATTTGCCAAGCTATTGGAAGTCATCATAAGTTTCACGAAGATATCGTTGCCGAAAAATTAGAGGAGGCCGTCGAGTCTGGTGCCGTCATAAAAGTATATAATAAAGGACTACATTCCTATAAAGCACCTATGGCGAAGAGGAGaataaaagttgaaaaaaatagtaatttatgtaaaattgttgcaaaagCTGTACATGATTTGGGAGAATGTGAAGgttcaacaataaaaacaattgaaaattatataCAAAAATTCAACAACATTGATCTGGGACCAGACGTAGACTTTCGCGGAATTATCAAAAGTTCAATTAAAAAAGCAGTGGATGCAGGATTTCTTATACAAGATGGAAAACTTTACAAGAAAGGAAGATCACTTACAACACCACGTAAATCATCATCAACATTGGAAGTATCAGTAACGACT ggCGATGACAACTGTTCCTACTGTTCAGGAGATGCACAGAAGAATCGTAATGGAATTCCAGAGCCACTTAGTTCATGCAAAAAATGCGGAATGTCATTGCATACGACATGTGCAAACATAGCTGCTAAATGCAAGTCCCAATCCTATGTGCTGTTATATATGTTGGTTACAAAAGGTTCCGTTTGGTACTGTAAAGATTGTGTTGAATGCAGTGAGTGTACATACACAGATCGCGGACCTTGTCTACTTGAATGTTCGGCGTGCAAGAAAATGTATCATTTAACTTGCTTGGACACTATACCAGATAAGAAACCAAAACATCCTTACAG ATGTAAAACCTGTTTATCACAAAACATCGATATAGTAAAAAAGGAAGCGAAAAAAGGTGCACTGGATGCAGGAAAAATTCG aaatcaaGCTTCGAATGAGTCAAGCAAAGTCGCAAAAGTTGCACGTGCTGTAGTTCCGTCAACTTCTGAACATGCTGGCATCCGTGGAAAGGATTGGCCTGGTGGTAAATGGAAAGATAAACGTAACCTAGCTGGAGGTGCATCATGCAAACGACAAATCATAGATGAAATCGATGAGAGTCCAACTACTTCAAAACTTTCCAAATATGATAGCTCTAAAGAATTGTATAAAGACATTTCGCTAAGCCAGGCAATTAAATCatcacaaaatttacaaaaaactattGCACACAACTCACATTTGAAAATGTTTAAACAACGGCGACAATTCGCTGGTTTCCTTAAAATGCACGCTGGTGATGAAACGAAACAAGCAAAGAAAAAAACACCATCGGATTTATCATCATCGAGCTCTTCAAGTGATAGTGAAGAAGATGATAACATGGAATTTGATGATGAAAATCAAGATGATAGTACATCTTCGGGCTCATGCTCGTCAAGTTCGTCCGGTTCTGATTCCAGTGAGAGTAGTAGCGATAGCTCAGAATTTGATAACGAAGAAAATGATGAGGAAAATGATGATGACGATTGTGATTCAGATAAAAGTGAATCTAAATCAAATATATTTATCTCACAAATCTCtgtaaaaaaggaaataaatttgCCTACAAAAAACTATACAACGCCTCAGACTACAAAACCACCAAAAGATGAACAATGGGGTTTTGCTGCTGTTGCTAAAAATCGCGTAGATATATTTTCTCAATCGAGAAATAATTTAGAGTCTGAAGGTTTTGCGCTAAAAAAGAGTGGTGGCAGCCTTTTGACtggtttaaataaaaatttagtaacGGATGAACTTACAACAAACAGCAAAGAAATTAAACACAAGTCAACGCCAAATGTGGAAAATGAAACTGAGGAAACTGATAAAAGACCACATAAAGTTACAACGAAGAAAGATAATTTACCACAGACCAAAACTACAACAGAAGcacgcactgctacaacaacaacaccagaaGCACCCGTGGAAGTGGAGCCGCCGAAAACTACAATAGAAACCGTAGAAGCAGTAACAGCAGAAAATTTAGCGAAAGCTAGTGACAGTAAGGATGCAAAAAATCCTGTGGAAAAAGTACAGAAAAAGAAAGTTGCAACACTCAAATCAGCGCCTTTGGATACGAAAAAAACCGTCTATAAAAGCGATGATGATGAGGTGCCATATTTAGATGAAAGCGCTGTAATCAAGTATCAATTAATGGAAAATACAAATTATGCTAGAAGTGTAAAGCCACCACCTTTGAATGAAGAAAGTTGTTCCAATGAAAAAGTTGAATATGAAGAAGTGTATCCGGAAAACCCATTTG AAAATCAACCTCTTCCTAATGGCGTTGAACAAAGTGACATAACGATTTATAAAAAAATACGTGAGAATGCTGCAAAGAAAGTAGCAGAATTGAAAAGTTTAAATGCGCTAGCCAATGCTAGTATTGGTGCATCACAAGAGCGCTGTCCATCAGCAATCGAAATCGGAAAGTGGCATATAGAAACATGGTATTCTAGCCCTTTTCCACAAGAATATGCCAG aTTACCGAAATTATATCTGTGTGAGTTTTGTTTGAAATACACAAAAAGTCGCTCTGTTTTGGATAGACATCAGAACAAATGTTTGTGGAAGCAACCGCCAGGCACGGAAATATATCGTCATAATGATATATCTGTATTTGAGGTCGATGGAAATATCAATAAGATTTATTGTCAAAATTTGTGCTTGTTGGCAAAACTTTTTCTTGATCACAAAACACTTTACTATGATGTGGAACCATTCTTATTTTATATACTGACCAAAAATGATAAAAAAGGTTGTCACCTTGTTGGCTATTTCTCTAAAGAGAAACATTGTGCACAAAAATTCAACGTTTCATGCATATTGACTATGCCACAATTTCAAAGGCAAGGTTTTGGTAGATTTCTAATTGAATTCAGTTATCTGCTTAGTCGCGAAGAGGGTCAAGTTGGCACACCGGAGAAGCCACTATCCGATTTAGGACGTTTATCATATTTTTCTTATTGGAAATCAATAATTTTGGAGTATATTTATAGTCATAGGAATGATGGACGTATAACATTTAAAGATATTGCAAACAAAACAGGCTTAACAGTATCTGATATAGCATTAGCATTTGAATTGTTGAACTTTATAAAGCTACGTAAAAATGAAGATGATATACGTTACCAAATAAATATCAAAGTTGATTGGGAAAAAGTAATAACGCactataaaaaattgcaaaattctaAACGCATTCCATTAGAACAAGATTGTTTACGTTGGAGTCCTTTGTTAACCAAAGCAGCTGTGCTGGCTGCTGATGGCATGAAATCATCCGAAGAAAGCAGCTTTTTAGATGGTTCTGCGAGATCTGAGCAAACAGTAATTGAACGTATGAGATCTAGGAAAAACAAGACCATGATGGCAGCAAATAATTTAACATTTATAAAAAAGGAGTTAAATACACAAGAGGCTACAACGCCTACGCGTGACAACAAAAGTAAATTCGCCAATTCATCCAATGAAAGTAAAATGGCTAGCGCAACAGTTGAACTAAATTTTCAGAAACGTAAGGGCACACACGTAAAAAACGGTAAAACGGATTTAAAAAACTCTTTGCGTGAGGCGATCGACGAAAGCAATGAACCGTCGAAGAATTATGACAATGAGCTGGAAAAAGGTAGAGATGATGAAGCTGATGTTATTAACGGTTctgtcacaacaacaacaacaacaacaacagcaatgtcAACTGCCACACCCGCCGTTGTTAAAGTGGTACCACAAACAACTAATCAAGAATACAAAAGAAGCTCACGGAAGCGGCAACTCAGCAAGGACGATACAGCTGATGTAATGGCAAATAACACCGCTGAAGAGATGGAAATTATGCATAAGCCGGATAAGAAAAGAAGAATTTATAACTCACCAGTTCAACCAATAGTGGAAAAGCTATCAAAAAGTGAAATAGAGGAAGCTGTTGTCAGCGCAGATGATGACAAACTGACAAGTCGTGCACAACGATTAGCGAATCGTAAGCACAGCGCACCCACTATTTCCACGAATAGAAGAAAACATTTTGAACGACAAACTGAATTGAAGATGAATATTAAACAGGAAGAGGTAAATGCTGTAGAGAAAACTGCATCACCACACGAGATGGGGATGGAGCCGGAGCCAGAAGCACCGAAAAAATGCACTGAAAATGACGACAACGAAGagaaatctacaaaaaattataacaatgaCAAGCCCATAACTACAGTGCCTAAGTTAAGAGGCAAAATGTGTAACGATAGGAAAACGAGCTACAATGAGACCAATAATGTGGCTGTCGCTGCCACAGATGAAACAATCACTAAGGAAGGTAATGAAGTTAATGAAGTTGAAGAAGGCCAGCAAGTGACGAAAAACAATTCCGACCAATCTGAGAATAGTTGTTATAACACAGAGAAAAATAGTATTAACACAGACGAAGTGCGACAGGCAATTGATAACGAGCAACAGCAAGCAGAACAACATGAGGAAGAAGAAACAGAAATAGAAAGAGAACAGGAACAAGAAAAGCATACTTCACCTAGTAAAAGCGCTAAACCAGAACCAACTGCGTCAACGGCATCGGGAAACGATGAAAAGGTCTTAGAGGCCGTAgcaaaaaagacgaagaaaacctTCGCTGAATTGATGGTAGAGAATAATGACACAAATGTCATTGTGCAAGAAACAGAGAAAAAATTGGAGAATGAGAATCCAAAAAGCCCAGAGAATGCTGCTAGCGAAAGCGAGCATAAGGCAGAGCAATGTAGTACTGAAAATGATAATACAACTGATGTAAATACAACAGTTACAGTTGTTGCTAATAATGCGACAAGTGATGATAATGAATCAAGAGTAGATGAATTGATGAAACAAAACGAACCAGCTAAAGAAAAGGAAGAAAAGGAAACAGCAACGAATGTAGAACATTTAGCAGATCCGATGCAAATTAAAATTACTGAGACAAAGGATGCTACCAAAAATGAGAAAACTATCAACACCCAAACAAACCCCAAAATTGAACCGACAACAGatataacaacagcaacaacagtagTTAAGGAGCCCTTATGTAAAATAGAATTTATCGATACGGAAGCATCACCAAAAAAGCCGACACAAATTTCTCCCAAAGATAATATAAAAGAAGATTGCGCAAGTTCACCATGCATGCCGAGTGTGGTTGAGAAAGGCAAGGAAGATGAACGAAAAGATGTATTAGAgatgctacagcaacaacagcaaccacaacAAAGAAAAGATGTTGAGAACAAGTGTGAGGTGAAAAGTATAGCTACAACAGGGCCAGCTATTACCACTCCACCATCACCACCAGTTATAACTTCAGCTCTGAATATGCCTTTGTCATTGGCTACAGCAACAACTTCATCTGTTCTATCTGCGGCTACACCAACATCAATGGCGGTATCACCAATAACAACGGCTTCTACGCCAATGTCTATATCACAATCGGTGCTAACATCAACTTCAATAGCAGTGTCGCCAACTAAAACACCAATACCAACACCAATTGTAGTACCCACACCGATACCGGCAAAAGCTGCTGTAGCAGCAGCTGTTGCTTCACAACAATTACAAATACCAAAAGCACCAATAGTAAGTGAGGCGATCGTTTGTAAAACTGATCAACTAATGGACACCAAACCTTTGGTGACCATGAAAAATGCCTCACCACCTGCGGCAAAAACAGCGAATATGGAAACCATCATGGATACCAAAATAAACGAAGGTAGAAAAATTAAAACTGCTTTTGAGAATGTTATAGAAAGAAAGGAAAAGGCTTTAGCTCAATccaacatacataataacaatgagatcaacaacaaaatcaaaattgcACAAAAAATACACGAAGCAGCAGCTGCTGTTGCAGCTAATTTAGAATTACAAAGATCACAATTGCAAGCGGCATCCGCAAAAAAGTCATTGAATCAAGCTGCAGCTATTGCAAATGTAAACTCTTTGAATAATAGTCGTAATGAAACGGGAGGTAGTGGATTTATTAAGACTACCCCGAAAGATAAACAAAAGTCGATTATTGCACATACAGATATTAAAATAAAGGAAGAAGATAAACAGCAGGTACAAGTGATAACCAGCAAAGGAGTTGATGCCGCATTATTATCACTGCACGATAAAAATCCCTATAATACAGCTGAACATCAAAAAATGCAAAACTCTGtggatttaaataaaattgcacCTCATTTTCCAATAAACCAGTTACCCAATTATCCAAATACGCCACAATATTGGCAATGGGATTATTATGGTTATAATTTCTCACCCTTGGATGCTGCAagtcaaaaaaatcaaaacaaatttgcCAAGGATTTGGCTACTACAATGGCTTATTCtcataattttacacaaaatctTTATCAATCAGCTATACAACATCATGCTCATCagcatatgcaacaacaacagcagcaacaacaacaacaacagcagcagcaacaacaacaacagcagcatacAAAAGAGAAATTGAAAAGCGATCGAAAAATGTCCACTTGCAAGAAAGAAGATTCAACATCGAAGAGCCAATCGAACACGAATAATCAAAACTTTAACAGCCGCGATGATGCGCATTGTGGTTTTACAAATACACAATCATCCTCTAGCTATACACAAAAATGTAATGTTCAAACGAAAACACATAAAATGTCTGCAGCCGATCAAACACAGCACATCAAATCCTTAAATCTCTTGCCCAACTCCAGTTCAAGGTTTTATAACCCAATTCTATCATCCGTACCAGTCGCCACTAATGCTCTTACACAGCAGGCTTTATGCCAAAAAGCTAGAGGTGGTAGTGGAGGCGAGCATAATTTAGTAAGCGCTACTgaagaaaataaagtaaaattaagcgGTGGGGGTGGACATAACTCGACTGCTagccagcagcagcaacagcaaaacACGTCTCAAGATATATCAACATCACTCTCGTATAGTTCAGGTTCATCAAATCATTCTTCAAGCAATTTACATCACTATGATTGTGGTATGACAGTATCAATGACAATGGATTCACCAACAAGTATTGGTAGTGATATTCAACAGAATACGACCAGCCCTATTCCATCGACCACGCCACATattcaacaacagcagcagcagcaacaacaacaacagcagcagcagcaatcaCAATTCTCTGATTGCTCTATGCAAACTCATACAGGAAATACACCAATGCATATGGCGATACAGACAGCACAccttcaacagcaacaacaacaggcaaATCTTAATTTAAACATGCAGCAATCGAGTAGCTCGCAGGCATTAAACTCTCTTACAAGTtctcagcaacaacaacatgcacAACAAAATCGAAAAGTTAATCAACAG ACCGATCTGGTAGCCAGTAGCTCGAACCAACGCTCGTCCACACCGAAAGCAATTCGTGGTTCAAACTCTTCTGCAAACAACCAACAGCAACATCGTCAGGCCAAAAGCACACCACCTGGCAATTCAGCTATAAATgtatcacaacaacaacagcagcagcaacaacagagTGTGAACAATAATCAGAACTTGCTCCAAACACAACAAGAACATTTACATAATATGCAACAACAATATTCGCAATTGAGTGGCCAACATCATCATCAACAAAATATGCATATTGATTATATAACATCAATACCACCAATTGGTCAAAATTATACATCGAATGCGTCAAATTCATATGATATTGTATCAATGCCAGCAGTGATACAACAACGGATGGCCATAAATAATACTTCACATTCGTTATCTAGTCCCCATCAGCGTACGATTGATCAATCGTCTTCATCAGCTTGTGCtgtcaacaatttttatttacaaaataatttgaCATCGAACGAAGCTAGCACATCACGTGTGCCTGTACCAGCGTCATCAGGAGGGGCAAACTCAAACGGTGGTGTTATTCATATCAGCCCAGATGCATCGGCTAGTTCCTCGAGCGGTACTGGTGATTCACAATTGGCACAGGATAATGTATCTGAGTCGTCCTCATCGAATGCAGGTACTACATCAACACAAGTTGGTAATTTATGTAGCCTTTCAAAATTACAACAATTGACAAATGGTTTAGATATTCAACCATGTAATACTTCACCTGCAGGACAAGTTAACTTGACGCCACCTCCACACCATCCAGTGTCTCATAATTCAATGACGCCACCACCGCATCTATTGGTGACGCAAAATCGCAGCTTGGGCACACCACCAAATATGCTACAACCGCAAATCAATCCATTACAGTATCATAAATATTATTCAAGTAATATGAATATAGCACCAATCGCGACCACACAAAATGTGAATAGGAATACACGTAATACTGCATCGGCACCGGCGCAACATATTGCCGTTTCATCTGTGACAACTTCATCAACAACAAGTCGCACCACAAATGTTCACATTAGTCCAAATTTGATGGCACCATATGGTACATATCGGATGACTACACCACAACCGGCAGCCACACCAACATATGCAGCTGGTGGTGATTATTCCAATTCGCAAATTCCGATGCAAATGGGTGTTATGAATATGCAATCACAATATCAGGATGCATGCGCCATTCAAAGGGCACAACAGAATTCAATGTATTCAACTTATCCACCCCCATATTTATCATTAAATGGGGCTATGCGAAGATAA